In one window of Micromonospora cathayae DNA:
- a CDS encoding FAD-dependent monooxygenase gives MYDETTPVLIVGGGVVGLSTSLFLSSHGVGSVLVERHPGTAIHPRAWGWYPRTLELYRTVGLTDAIYAESAGFAGHVLNGKVESLTGREIHMSRIPDEEDVSDISPIERLVSLPQDRIEPLVLDRARELGGDIRFGVELVDLAQDDDGVTATVRDRETGAQRTIRADYLVAADGTHSPIRERLGIRRHGRGVVRHQMSILFRADLSGPLNGRRFAICQVENEHVEGILGHDDSLRQGTLIVTYHPERGESPDDFTDERCVELVRAAVGVPDLEVGLRSVMPWEMGALVAERFHAGRVFLVGDAAHVVPPVGGYGANTGIHDAHNLAWKLHAVLTGLASPALLSTYDTERHPVGVTVMTQAGLRLASRGGFATPEQRAAVQDTLTVTFGYGYDSPAVVAEPGDTVPAAPPGPGGVRTATLVDPRQLDGRPGTRAPHLWLRRDGERISTLDLFGRRPVLLLGPAAEPWRTAATAAAKRLGVDVDVYRVGADLVEEDRSWPQAYGVAPEGVVLVRPDGFVCWRSPAGAEATESTVERVLGALLHR, from the coding sequence GTGTACGACGAGACAACACCAGTACTGATCGTCGGGGGTGGGGTGGTGGGGCTCTCCACCTCCCTGTTCCTGTCCTCGCACGGCGTCGGGTCGGTGCTCGTCGAACGCCACCCGGGCACCGCCATCCACCCACGGGCCTGGGGCTGGTACCCGCGCACCCTGGAGCTGTACCGCACGGTGGGGCTCACCGACGCGATCTACGCCGAGAGCGCCGGCTTCGCCGGCCACGTGCTCAACGGCAAGGTCGAGTCGCTCACCGGCCGGGAGATCCACATGTCCCGGATCCCGGACGAGGAGGACGTCAGCGACATCAGCCCGATCGAACGGCTGGTCTCGCTGCCGCAGGACCGGATCGAGCCGCTGGTGCTCGACCGGGCCCGGGAACTCGGCGGCGACATCCGGTTCGGCGTGGAGCTGGTCGACCTCGCCCAGGACGACGACGGCGTCACCGCCACCGTCCGGGACCGGGAGACCGGCGCGCAGCGCACCATCCGGGCCGACTACCTGGTCGCCGCGGACGGCACGCACAGCCCGATCCGGGAACGGCTCGGCATCCGCCGGCACGGCCGGGGCGTGGTCCGGCACCAGATGAGCATCCTGTTCCGGGCCGACCTGTCCGGGCCGCTGAACGGCCGGCGGTTCGCCATCTGCCAGGTGGAGAACGAGCACGTCGAGGGAATCCTCGGACACGACGACTCGCTGCGCCAGGGCACCCTGATCGTCACCTACCACCCGGAGCGGGGCGAGAGCCCCGACGACTTCACCGACGAACGCTGCGTCGAGCTGGTCCGGGCCGCCGTCGGCGTACCCGACCTCGAGGTCGGGCTGCGCAGCGTCATGCCGTGGGAGATGGGCGCGCTGGTCGCGGAGCGGTTCCACGCCGGCCGGGTCTTCCTGGTCGGCGACGCCGCGCACGTGGTCCCCCCGGTCGGCGGGTACGGCGCGAACACCGGCATCCACGACGCGCACAACCTGGCCTGGAAGCTGCACGCCGTGCTGACCGGACTCGCCTCCCCCGCGCTGCTGTCCACGTACGACACCGAACGGCACCCGGTCGGGGTGACCGTGATGACCCAGGCCGGGCTGCGCCTGGCCAGCCGGGGCGGGTTCGCCACCCCGGAGCAGCGGGCGGCCGTCCAGGACACCCTGACGGTGACCTTCGGGTACGGCTACGACTCCCCGGCGGTCGTCGCCGAGCCGGGCGACACCGTGCCCGCCGCCCCGCCCGGCCCCGGCGGGGTACGCACCGCCACGCTGGTCGACCCGCGTCAGCTCGACGGCCGACCCGGCACCCGCGCGCCGCACCTGTGGCTGCGCCGCGACGGGGAGCGGATCTCCACCCTGGACCTGTTCGGCCGGCGTCCGGTGCTGCTGCTCGGCCCGGCGGCCGAACCGTGGCGGACCGCCGCCACCGCCGCCGCCAAGCGCCTCGGCGTCGACGTGGACGTGTACCGGGTCGGCGCCGACCTGGTCGAGGAGGACCGCTCCTGGCCGCAGGCGTACGGGGTCGCCCCCGAGGGCGTGGTGCTGGTCCGGCCGGACGGCTTCGTCTGCTGGCGCTCGCCGGCCGGCGCGGAAGCCACCGAGAGCACCGTCGAACGGGTCCTCGGCGCGCTGCTGCACCGCTGA
- a CDS encoding DUF5957 family protein — translation MRTLVAVLIGLVAGFFAGIVLDQVIGVIGLLTSDDGPTGFRFLPLVLAAVGAVVAVLVDRSRQRGGNPPRR, via the coding sequence ATGAGGACCCTGGTAGCGGTGTTGATCGGTCTCGTCGCCGGGTTCTTCGCCGGCATCGTGCTCGACCAGGTCATCGGCGTGATCGGTCTGCTCACCTCCGACGACGGGCCGACCGGCTTCCGGTTCCTGCCGCTGGTGCTCGCCGCCGTCGGCGCGGTCGTCGCCGTCCTCGTCGACCGGTCCCGGCAGCGTGGGGGCAACCCGCCCCGCCGCTGA
- a CDS encoding SRPBCC family protein — protein MAKKTECAVVIDAPMDLVWDMTNDVPNWPDLFTEYASAEVLERDGNTIRFRLTMHPDEQGKVNTWVSERSSDPATRTVRAHRIETGPFEFMNIFWAYREVDGGVEMRWEQEFHVREELPFDDEQMAAHLLKNSAIQMAAIKERIEKAAVARS, from the coding sequence ATGGCGAAGAAGACCGAGTGCGCGGTCGTCATCGACGCGCCGATGGACCTGGTCTGGGACATGACCAACGACGTGCCGAACTGGCCGGACCTGTTCACCGAGTACGCCTCGGCGGAGGTGCTGGAGCGGGACGGCAACACCATCCGGTTCCGGCTGACCATGCACCCCGACGAGCAGGGCAAGGTCAACACCTGGGTCTCCGAGCGCAGCTCCGACCCGGCCACCCGGACGGTGCGGGCGCACCGGATCGAGACCGGCCCGTTCGAGTTCATGAACATCTTCTGGGCGTACCGGGAGGTGGACGGCGGCGTCGAGATGCGCTGGGAGCAGGAGTTCCACGTCCGCGAGGAACTCCCCTTCGACGACGAGCAGATGGCCGCGCACCTGCTCAAGAACTCGGCCATCCAGATGGCGGCCATCAAGGAACGGATCGAGAAGGCCGCCGTCGCCCGCTCCTGA
- a CDS encoding peptide MFS transporter, whose translation MTSTAAPIPPTEKTFLGQPRWFGTLFVVDMWERFSFYGMLAILALFLVADPADGGMGMSEVDAAALFGMYMSLVFMAALPGGWLADRVLGARRATLWGGVFITAGHIFLSVPAEPTLYLGLGCIIVGTGLVKPSMAAMVGDMYQGQPERREAAFSLFYMSVQVSALLAPLITGFAAEKINWHLGFGIAAFGMVIGLIQYVVGMRGLGDVGSKPSNPAPPEVRTRVWRRSALYGGVPAVLAVVGVASGVLALQQVLMVLGLMVLGVPVVYWVRLNRRPEIQPYRVRLRAFLWILIASSFFWLMYAQGPALMNIFAKDSVDRDVFGFEVPASWFQSAQPLFLLLLAPGFAALWVKLGSRVAVPPKFVAGMLLGGVSFVIMAVAASLAESSPVSPLWLLTVYLIIVCGELVVAPVGLSLAAQVAPPGFSSQMIGLFWLFAAVGAASGGQLAGLTAVVAESTFYLILGGIGLTVAVLLAFAARSLTRRLADEPAAPVAPTTPSPTEGVKSLN comes from the coding sequence ATGACCTCCACCGCAGCACCCATTCCACCCACCGAGAAGACCTTCCTCGGCCAGCCCCGCTGGTTCGGCACCCTGTTCGTCGTCGACATGTGGGAGCGGTTCAGCTTCTACGGCATGCTCGCCATCCTGGCGCTGTTCCTGGTCGCCGACCCGGCCGACGGCGGGATGGGCATGTCCGAGGTGGACGCCGCCGCGCTGTTCGGCATGTACATGTCCCTGGTGTTCATGGCGGCGCTGCCCGGCGGCTGGCTGGCCGACCGGGTGCTCGGCGCGCGGCGGGCCACCCTGTGGGGCGGCGTCTTCATCACCGCCGGGCACATCTTCCTGTCGGTGCCGGCCGAGCCGACCCTGTACCTCGGGCTGGGTTGCATCATCGTCGGCACCGGCCTGGTCAAGCCGAGCATGGCGGCGATGGTCGGCGACATGTACCAGGGCCAGCCCGAGCGCCGGGAGGCGGCGTTCTCGCTGTTCTACATGAGCGTGCAGGTCAGCGCGCTGCTGGCCCCGCTGATCACCGGCTTCGCCGCCGAGAAGATCAACTGGCACCTGGGCTTCGGCATCGCCGCGTTCGGCATGGTGATCGGCCTGATCCAGTACGTGGTCGGGATGCGCGGCCTGGGCGACGTGGGCTCCAAGCCGTCGAACCCGGCCCCGCCGGAGGTACGGACCCGGGTGTGGCGGCGGTCGGCGCTCTACGGCGGCGTACCGGCCGTGCTCGCCGTGGTCGGGGTGGCCTCCGGGGTGCTCGCCCTCCAGCAGGTGCTGATGGTGCTCGGTCTGATGGTGCTCGGGGTGCCGGTCGTCTACTGGGTCCGGCTGAACCGCCGCCCGGAGATCCAGCCGTACCGGGTGCGGCTGCGGGCGTTCCTGTGGATCCTGATCGCCTCGTCGTTCTTCTGGCTGATGTACGCCCAGGGCCCCGCCCTGATGAACATCTTCGCCAAGGACTCGGTGGACCGGGACGTGTTCGGCTTCGAGGTGCCGGCGAGCTGGTTCCAGTCCGCCCAGCCGCTGTTCCTGCTGCTGCTCGCGCCGGGCTTCGCCGCGCTGTGGGTGAAGCTCGGCTCCCGGGTGGCGGTGCCGCCGAAGTTCGTCGCCGGCATGCTGCTCGGCGGCGTGTCGTTCGTGATCATGGCGGTCGCGGCGTCGCTGGCGGAGAGTTCCCCGGTGTCGCCGCTGTGGCTGCTCACCGTCTACCTGATCATCGTCTGTGGTGAGCTGGTCGTCGCGCCGGTCGGGCTGAGCCTGGCCGCCCAGGTCGCCCCGCCCGGCTTCTCCAGCCAGATGATCGGGCTGTTCTGGCTGTTCGCGGCGGTCGGCGCGGCCTCCGGCGGCCAGCTCGCCGGCCTCACCGCGGTGGTCGCCGAGTCCACCTTCTACCTGATCCTCGGCGGCATCGGGCTCACCGTGGCGGTGCTGCTGGCGTTCGCCGCCCGCTCGCTGACCCGACGCCTGGCCGACGAACCCGCCGCCCCGGTCGCGCCGACGACGCCGTCGCCGACCGAAGGAGTGAAATCCTTGAACTGA
- a CDS encoding DUF5988 family protein, with product MPTDDANAVLSVDAPNTVLRGGPGRAGRTADRLCHTDGTQATLKVRSGNCYDHFREDPDQAAEQDGRTLRVFTWSHRTYVAE from the coding sequence ATGCCGACCGATGACGCCAACGCCGTCCTCAGTGTCGACGCGCCGAACACCGTGCTACGCGGCGGACCGGGCCGGGCCGGCCGGACCGCCGACCGGCTCTGCCACACCGACGGGACGCAGGCGACGCTGAAGGTCCGCAGCGGCAACTGCTACGACCACTTCCGGGAGGATCCGGACCAGGCCGCCGAGCAGGACGGACGTACCCTGCGGGTGTTCACCTGGTCGCACCGCACGTACGTGGCGGAGTGA
- a CDS encoding antibiotic biosynthesis monooxygenase family protein — protein MSTAGRARVMVWHRAPADDVDAVAKAYDQISRHLEGTPGLIGNELLRSTTDPHRMVVLSEWESLAAFRVWEEGVSHRPSTSPLRQYQDRELPNFFEVFEVTAAF, from the coding sequence GTGAGCACCGCCGGTCGGGCCCGGGTGATGGTCTGGCACCGCGCGCCGGCCGACGACGTCGACGCGGTCGCCAAGGCGTACGACCAGATCAGCCGGCACCTGGAGGGTACGCCGGGGCTGATCGGCAACGAGCTGCTGCGTTCCACCACCGACCCGCACCGGATGGTGGTGCTCAGCGAGTGGGAGAGCCTCGCGGCGTTCCGGGTCTGGGAGGAGGGCGTCTCGCACCGCCCGTCCACCTCGCCCCTGCGGCAGTACCAGGACCGTGAGCTGCCGAACTTCTTCGAGGTGTTCGAGGTGACGGCGGCGTTCTGA
- a CDS encoding ketoacyl-ACP synthase III family protein: MRVDNLYVVGTGRRLPPVMTLEEAERAGHCERRLVWRTEMSSVCVSTDESGPELAAHAARTALRQAGARPEEIDLVLHANTWYQGHDMWAPASYVQREAVGNACPAIEVRQMSNGGLCALDLAVSYLLGDPGRTSALVTTGDRFAAPAFDRWRSDPGTVFGDGGTAMVVSRRPGFARLRSIVTVADAGLEQMQRGVDPFGVVPLHTRATVDVETLRQDFVRASGLDGILDRIDRGQSQAIDRALADAEVTLDDIDWFVLPNLGRGRLNAHFFQKFKIDPDRTTWSWGRQVGHLGAGDQIAGLGQIADSGVLQPGQRCLLAGVGAGFTWSCAVVEMLRRPPTANRPTRSAGVPRTARRG; the protein is encoded by the coding sequence ATGAGGGTCGACAACCTCTACGTGGTCGGCACCGGACGCCGGCTGCCGCCGGTGATGACCCTGGAGGAGGCCGAGCGGGCCGGGCACTGCGAACGCCGGCTGGTGTGGCGTACCGAGATGTCGTCGGTCTGCGTCAGCACCGACGAGTCCGGGCCGGAGCTGGCCGCGCACGCCGCGCGGACCGCGTTGCGGCAGGCCGGCGCCCGGCCGGAGGAGATCGACCTGGTCCTGCACGCGAACACCTGGTACCAGGGGCACGACATGTGGGCCCCGGCCTCGTACGTGCAGCGGGAGGCGGTCGGCAACGCCTGCCCGGCGATCGAGGTACGGCAGATGTCCAACGGCGGGCTGTGCGCGTTGGACCTGGCGGTCAGCTACCTGCTCGGCGACCCGGGCCGGACCAGCGCGCTGGTCACCACCGGGGACCGGTTCGCCGCCCCCGCCTTCGACCGCTGGCGCAGCGACCCGGGCACCGTGTTCGGTGACGGCGGTACCGCGATGGTGGTGTCCCGCCGCCCCGGGTTCGCCCGGCTGCGCAGCATCGTCACCGTCGCCGACGCCGGTCTGGAGCAGATGCAGCGCGGGGTGGACCCGTTCGGGGTGGTCCCGCTGCACACCCGCGCCACGGTGGACGTGGAGACGCTGCGGCAGGACTTCGTCCGGGCCAGCGGCCTGGACGGCATCCTCGACCGGATCGACCGGGGCCAGTCCCAGGCGATCGACCGGGCGCTGGCCGACGCCGAGGTGACCCTCGACGACATCGACTGGTTCGTGCTGCCGAACCTCGGGCGGGGCCGGCTGAACGCCCACTTCTTCCAGAAATTCAAGATCGACCCGGACCGGACCACCTGGTCCTGGGGACGGCAGGTCGGGCACCTCGGCGCCGGTGACCAGATCGCCGGGCTGGGGCAGATCGCCGACTCCGGCGTGCTGCAACCCGGCCAGCGGTGTCTGCTCGCCGGCGTGGGCGCGGGCTTCACCTGGTCGTGCGCCGTGGTCGAGATGCTCCGCCGACCACCCACCGCCAACCGGCCGACCCGGTCGGCCGGTGTCCCGCGTACCGCCAGAAGGGGATGA
- a CDS encoding acetyl-CoA carboxylase carboxyltransferase subunit alpha, translating to MTDTLPRVGAARTTDDWLACTRCRSLVYGKRLARTLWVCPDCGHHSPLTAWQRIDHLVDPGSVEVLPAVPAADDPLGFVDTRPYPDRLREARATTGLDEAVVCVRATVHDRPLVLAVMDFRFMAGSLSTAVGEAIVCAAERALADRVPLVLVTASGGARMQEGILSLLQMAKTSQALAELDAAGILTVSLITDPTYAGVAASFATLTDVIVAEPGARLGFTGPRVIEQTIGETLPEGFQSAEFMLAHGLIDDVRPRAELRATLARLLGATRRADLAPPRDPLIRDHDQLPDVDPWQTAQLARHPDRPTTLDYVAHLLDDFQPLRGDRMAGECPAIVGGLGVLEGTGVMLIGHQKGHTTHELIERNFGMPSPEGYRKAARLMRLAGKLGIPVVTLIDTPGAYPGVTAEQRGQAVAIAENLRLMSQLPVPIVAVVTGEGGSGGALALGVADRVLCFANTTYSVISPEGCAAILWRDRAMAPRAAQALRVDARQLLRMGVVDAVIPEPEGGTHTSAVTAAGLLRDALTTVLGDLLARPHEQLMTERHHRLRHAGSTTGTDPGRPA from the coding sequence ATGACCGACACCCTGCCCCGGGTGGGTGCCGCCCGGACCACCGACGACTGGCTCGCCTGCACCCGGTGCCGGTCGCTGGTCTACGGCAAGCGCCTGGCCCGCACCCTGTGGGTCTGCCCGGACTGCGGGCACCACTCCCCGCTGACCGCCTGGCAGCGCATCGACCACCTGGTCGACCCGGGCTCGGTCGAGGTGCTGCCCGCCGTGCCGGCGGCCGACGACCCGCTCGGGTTCGTCGACACCCGCCCGTACCCGGACCGGCTGCGCGAGGCGCGGGCGACGACCGGCCTGGACGAGGCGGTGGTCTGCGTGCGGGCCACCGTGCACGACCGGCCGCTGGTGCTGGCGGTGATGGACTTCCGGTTCATGGCCGGCAGCCTGAGCACCGCCGTCGGCGAGGCGATCGTCTGCGCCGCCGAACGGGCGCTGGCCGACCGGGTGCCGCTGGTGCTGGTCACCGCCTCCGGGGGCGCCCGGATGCAGGAGGGCATCCTCTCCCTGCTCCAGATGGCCAAGACCAGCCAGGCGCTGGCCGAACTGGACGCGGCCGGCATCCTCACCGTCTCGCTGATCACCGACCCGACGTACGCCGGGGTGGCCGCCTCGTTCGCCACCCTGACCGACGTGATCGTCGCCGAACCGGGTGCCCGGCTCGGGTTCACCGGCCCCCGGGTGATCGAGCAGACCATCGGCGAGACGCTGCCCGAGGGCTTCCAGAGCGCCGAGTTCATGCTCGCGCACGGCCTCATCGACGACGTACGCCCCCGGGCGGAGCTGCGCGCCACCCTGGCCCGGCTGCTCGGCGCGACCCGCCGGGCCGACCTCGCCCCGCCCCGCGACCCGCTGATCCGCGACCACGACCAGCTCCCCGACGTGGACCCGTGGCAGACCGCGCAGCTCGCCCGGCACCCGGACCGGCCGACCACCCTCGACTACGTCGCCCACCTGCTGGACGACTTCCAGCCGCTGCGCGGCGACCGGATGGCCGGCGAGTGCCCCGCCATCGTCGGTGGCCTCGGCGTGCTGGAGGGGACCGGGGTGATGCTGATCGGGCACCAGAAGGGGCACACCACCCACGAGCTGATCGAACGCAACTTCGGCATGCCCAGCCCGGAGGGGTACCGCAAGGCCGCCCGGCTGATGCGGCTGGCCGGCAAGCTCGGCATCCCGGTGGTCACGCTGATCGACACCCCCGGCGCGTACCCGGGGGTGACCGCGGAGCAGCGCGGCCAGGCGGTGGCGATCGCCGAGAACCTTCGGCTGATGTCGCAGCTGCCGGTGCCGATCGTCGCGGTGGTGACCGGTGAGGGCGGCAGCGGCGGCGCGCTCGCCCTCGGGGTGGCCGACCGGGTGCTCTGCTTCGCCAACACCACCTACTCGGTGATCAGCCCGGAGGGCTGCGCGGCGATCCTCTGGCGGGACCGGGCGATGGCCCCGCGCGCCGCGCAGGCGCTGCGGGTCGACGCCCGGCAACTGCTGCGGATGGGGGTGGTCGACGCGGTGATCCCCGAGCCGGAGGGCGGTACGCACACCTCCGCCGTCACCGCCGCCGGGCTGCTGCGCGACGCGCTCACCACCGTGCTGGGCGACCTGCTGGCCCGGCCGCACGAGCAGTTGATGACCGAGCGGCACCACCGGCTGCGGCACGCCGGTAGCACCACCGGCACCGACCCGGGACGGCCGGCATGA
- a CDS encoding SDR family NAD(P)-dependent oxidoreductase has product MEQLLAGKNALVTGGTRGIGRAIVLTLARAGANVVTCYRSEGEAVESLARELKDTPGQHHLVRADVGDPEQISNLLDEVKVRLGSLDVVVNNAGVISHIGYDDLTLDDWHQVVDTNLTGTFLVIQKALPLMGAGASVVNIGSRVAKVGIPMRAHYTAAKAGLVGLTRSLCKELGRQGIRVNLVEPGVIATEEMARLTAEQRAAMEARYAQLTSLGRLGHVDEVAEVVLFLASDKSRYVSGAQIPVDGGI; this is encoded by the coding sequence ATGGAACAGCTACTTGCCGGCAAGAACGCCCTGGTCACCGGCGGTACACGCGGGATCGGCCGGGCGATCGTGCTGACCCTGGCACGGGCCGGGGCGAACGTGGTGACCTGCTACCGCTCCGAGGGCGAGGCCGTGGAGAGCCTGGCCCGGGAGCTGAAGGACACCCCGGGGCAGCACCACCTGGTCCGCGCCGACGTCGGCGACCCGGAGCAGATCAGCAACCTGCTGGACGAGGTGAAGGTCCGCCTGGGCAGCCTGGACGTGGTGGTCAACAACGCCGGCGTGATCAGCCACATCGGCTACGACGACCTGACGCTGGACGACTGGCACCAGGTCGTCGACACCAACCTCACCGGCACCTTCCTGGTCATCCAGAAGGCGCTGCCGCTGATGGGCGCGGGCGCGTCGGTGGTCAACATCGGCTCCCGGGTGGCGAAGGTGGGCATCCCGATGCGGGCCCACTACACCGCCGCCAAGGCCGGCCTGGTCGGGCTGACCCGGTCGCTCTGCAAGGAGCTGGGCCGGCAGGGCATCCGGGTCAACCTGGTCGAGCCGGGCGTCATCGCCACCGAGGAGATGGCCCGGCTCACCGCGGAGCAGCGGGCCGCCATGGAGGCCCGGTACGCCCAGCTCACCTCGCTCGGCCGGCTCGGCCACGTGGACGAGGTCGCCGAGGTGGTGCTCTTCCTGGCCAGTGACAAGTCCCGCTACGTCAGTGGCGCGCAAATCCCCGTCGACGGAGGTATCTGA
- a CDS encoding ketosynthase chain-length factor — protein sequence MKTAVVTGLGVMAPNGMDTETFWSNILDGKSGINRIQRFDAPRYPVKLAGELATFDPAEHVPSRLLVETSAMSHLALVAADKAIKDAEVDPSQLPEYELGVITANATGGVEVGQRELEKLWTQGPEHVSAYMSIAWFYAATTGQLSIRHKFRGHCGVVVSEQAGGLDAIGHGRRVLRQDHRLVLVGGTESAMSPAGVVAQIPTNNLSTSDDPAAAFLPFDVRAGGYVPGEGGAILVIEDADSARERGAPRVYGEIAGYAATFDPRPGGDRPPTLEQAARLALADAGVEPGDVDVVFADAYGVPELDRAEAAAITAIFGPNGVPVTAPKTMTGRIYAGAGALDTVTALLSIRDGVIPPTVNVGTLAPGCDIDLVRERPRTAPVRTALVLGRGHGGFNSAVVVRATS from the coding sequence ATGAAGACAGCGGTGGTGACCGGCCTGGGCGTGATGGCGCCCAACGGCATGGACACCGAGACCTTCTGGTCGAACATCCTGGACGGCAAGAGCGGCATCAACCGCATCCAGCGGTTCGACGCCCCGAGGTACCCGGTGAAACTGGCCGGTGAACTCGCCACCTTCGACCCGGCCGAGCACGTGCCGAGCCGGCTGCTGGTGGAGACCTCGGCGATGAGCCACCTGGCCCTGGTCGCCGCCGACAAGGCGATCAAGGACGCCGAGGTGGACCCCAGCCAGCTGCCCGAGTACGAGCTGGGTGTGATCACGGCGAACGCCACCGGCGGCGTCGAGGTCGGCCAGCGGGAGCTGGAGAAGCTCTGGACCCAGGGCCCGGAGCACGTCAGCGCGTACATGTCGATCGCCTGGTTCTACGCGGCGACCACCGGCCAGCTCTCCATCCGGCACAAGTTCCGCGGGCACTGCGGGGTGGTGGTCTCCGAGCAGGCCGGCGGCCTGGACGCGATCGGCCACGGCCGGCGGGTGCTGCGCCAGGACCACCGGCTGGTGCTGGTCGGCGGCACCGAGTCGGCGATGTCGCCGGCCGGCGTGGTCGCCCAGATCCCCACCAACAACCTCAGCACCAGCGACGACCCGGCCGCCGCGTTCCTGCCGTTCGACGTACGGGCCGGCGGGTACGTCCCGGGCGAGGGCGGCGCGATCCTGGTGATCGAGGACGCCGACAGCGCCCGCGAGCGCGGCGCGCCCCGGGTGTACGGGGAGATCGCCGGCTACGCGGCCACCTTCGACCCGCGTCCGGGCGGCGACCGGCCGCCGACGCTGGAGCAGGCGGCCCGGCTGGCGCTGGCCGACGCCGGTGTCGAACCCGGTGACGTGGACGTGGTCTTCGCCGACGCGTACGGCGTTCCGGAGCTGGACCGGGCCGAGGCGGCGGCGATCACCGCGATCTTCGGCCCGAACGGGGTGCCGGTGACCGCGCCGAAGACGATGACCGGCCGGATCTACGCGGGCGCGGGCGCGCTCGACACGGTCACCGCGCTGCTCTCCATCCGCGACGGCGTGATCCCGCCGACGGTCAACGTCGGCACCCTCGCCCCGGGCTGCGACATCGACCTCGTCCGGGAGCGTCCCCGTACCGCGCCGGTGCGTACCGCGCTGGTGCTCGGCCGGGGCCACGGCGGCTTCAACTCCGCCGTCGTGGTCCGCGCCACCTCGTGA
- a CDS encoding antibiotic biosynthesis monooxygenase family protein yields MSGTTFRVMLRFDINPGMEADFEQTWLSIGSVITDHPANLGQWLMKDSTQDSTYYVISDWVDEPRFREFEHSDEHVEHRKKLHPYRHGGAMFTMNVVFALPAGEAAKALR; encoded by the coding sequence ATGAGTGGCACGACGTTCCGGGTCATGCTGCGGTTCGACATCAACCCGGGGATGGAGGCCGACTTCGAGCAGACCTGGCTCTCCATCGGCAGCGTCATCACCGACCACCCGGCCAACCTCGGCCAGTGGCTGATGAAGGACTCCACCCAGGACTCCACCTACTACGTGATCAGCGACTGGGTGGACGAGCCCCGGTTCCGCGAGTTCGAGCACAGCGACGAGCACGTGGAGCACCGCAAGAAGCTGCACCCGTACCGGCACGGCGGGGCGATGTTCACCATGAACGTCGTGTTCGCGCTGCCGGCCGGTGAGGCCGCGAAGGCACTGCGGTGA
- a CDS encoding acyl carrier protein, which yields MREMTLDDLTRVIRATVGVDDSVDLSADIRDTQFTDLGYDSLAVLEVVSRLEKEFPASVPEEKISDLRTPRELIDFVNAQLHAAA from the coding sequence ATGCGTGAGATGACCCTGGACGACCTGACGCGCGTGATCCGCGCGACGGTGGGCGTGGACGACTCGGTCGACCTGTCCGCCGACATCCGGGACACCCAGTTCACCGACCTCGGCTACGACTCGCTGGCCGTGCTGGAGGTGGTCAGCCGGCTGGAGAAGGAGTTCCCGGCGTCGGTGCCCGAGGAGAAGATCAGCGACCTGCGTACCCCGCGCGAGCTGATCGACTTCGTCAACGCCCAGCTGCACGCGGCGGCGTGA